One window from the genome of Xiphophorus hellerii strain 12219 chromosome 16, Xiphophorus_hellerii-4.1, whole genome shotgun sequence encodes:
- the srebf1 gene encoding sterol regulatory element-binding protein 1: MNRLSFDDPSLDLDPTLSLNDPSEIDTVLLSDIDDMLQLINNQDMEFGGLFDPTPFSGSPSTQEMNALSQTITSASPPATTPTPSSTTTSSILSSNPHLDALLGPPISRSSSAPDKAFQPATFQQSPLAQVPSSAQRQQQPLSSQQAQSLRQPLVEQPQPSVSPPAAAQAAASPHGSPGPNPAFSSTTQTLFTSPAPQTAPQPQAQPQAQSNFQSQSSFTAVGRSNVSSPATSLSSSPPSVQPVTIQTQLQGLTTASPLLATSASPPAQTITTQVQQVPVLLQPQFIKAESVLLTTLKPDPCMVTTMASPTSLVTTTSSVQSTSLQAFMGGGTILTTVPVMVDAEKLPINRIAIAGKPSGQPHKGEKRTAHNAIEKRYRSSINDKILELKDIVAGTEAKLNKSAVLRKAIDYIRYLQQTNQKLKQENMALKMAAQKNKSLKDLVAMEVDTQAEVKNELPTPPASDVGSPTSFSRCSSDSEPDSPMGEDTKSNLGLLDQSAAGGVVGGMLDRSRMALCAFTFLFLSLNPLAALLCSSGSNSAGNNADINPHHAGRSVLGVDIPDESWGWMDWMLPTILVWLLNGILVSGVLIRLLVYGEPVTRPHSGSSVLFWRHRKQADLDLARGDFAQASHNLRTCLKALGRPLPISQLDLACAVLWSLLRFCLQRLWVGRWLAARAGGLRSDRPLQEDACKSSRDAALVYHRLHQLHMTGKLNGSHLSAVHMALSAVNLAECAGSCLPVASLAEVYVSAALRVKASLPRILHFTSRVFLSSARQACLSSSGCVPPAMQWLCHPLGHRFFVDGDWAIRSTPKESIYSQAGNTVDPLAQVTQAFREHLLEKALYCVAQPHGEKSPNQADGEYADALEYLQLLISASDAAGATSQSFAIVSNMAIVTGCDPHSKWWSSVAIVIINWLQGDDAAAERLYPTVEHLPRSLQNAESLLPKACLNTFRAVRALLSKPENCQLSLSHTDKASALLRDSLNLGPHCHSSSLDKVVELMVCDLLLVLRTNIWRLQQQGTSPTGSGLAGSSGPASLHQASPPELQGFQQDLCSLRKLAHSFRPAMRRLFLHEATARLMAGASPTRTHQLLDRSLRRRATPGAKTEECEARPGQREQAEAVMLACRYLPPSFLSAPGQRVGMLADAARTLEKLGDKRTLHDCQQMIIKLGSGTTVTSS, from the exons ATGAACCGCCTGTCTTTTGACGATCCTTCGCTGGATCTGGATCCAACACTGTCTCTTAACGACCCAAGTGAAATTGACACGGTCCTCTTAAGCGACATCGATG ACATGCTTCAGCTCATCAACAATCAGGACATGGAGTTTGGAGGACTCTTTGATCCCACTCCCTTCTCAGGGAGCCCTTCCACCCAAGAGATGAATGCCTTGTCCCAGACCATCACCTCTGCTTCACCTCCTGCCACCACTCCCACACCTTCATCCACCACCACTTCCTCCATCTTGAGCAGCAACCCCCACTTAGACGCCCTGTTGGGCCCGCCTATCAGCCGCAGCTCCTCGGCCCCAGACAAGGCCTTCCAGCCTGCTACCTTCCAGCAGTCTCCCCTGGCTCAGGTACCCAGCTCCGCACAGAGGCAGCAGCAACCGTTGTCGAGCCAGCAGGCtcagagcctcagacagccccTGGTGGAGCAGCCCCAGCCGAGCGTCAGCCCGCCTGCCGCCGCGCAGGCAGCAGCGTCCCCTCACGGCTCGCCAGGTCCAAATCCGGCGTTCAGCTCCACGACACAGACACTCTTCACATCCCCTGCGCCTCAGACTGCGCCTCAGCCCCAGGCACAACCTCAGGCCCAGAGCAACTTTCAGAGCCAAAGTAGCTTTACGG CCGTCGGCCGCAGCAACGTGAGCTCTCCTGCCACCAGCTTATCGTCCTCGCCTCCAAGCGTCCAGCCAGTGACCATTCAGACCCAGCTTCAAGGCCTGACCACCGCCTCCCCCCTCCTGGCCACCTCAGCTAGCCCTCCAGCACAGACTATTACAACCCAAGTACAACAAGTACCT GTGCTGCTGCAGCCCCAGTTCATAAAGGCTGAATCTGTGCTGCTCACCACTTTAAAGCCTGACCCTTGTATGGTCACAACCATGGCCTCCCCTACGTCTCTAGTGACCACCACCAGCTCGGTACAGAGCACATCCCTGCAG GCTTTTATGGGTGGGGGTACCATCCTGACCACCGTGCCTGTGATGGTGGATGCGGAAAAGCTTCCCATCAACCGCATCGCCATCGCCGGCAAGCCGTCAGGCCAGCCGCACAAGGGGGAGAAGCGCACTGCTCACAACGCCATCGAGAAACGCTATCGTTCCTCCATCAACGATAAAATATTGGAGCTGAAAGATATTGTCGCTGGCACTGAAGCCAAG CTCAACAAGTCGGCTGTCCTCAGGAAAGCCATCGACTACATCCGCTACCTGCAGCAGACGAATCAGAAGCTCAAACAGGAGAACATGGCTCTGAAAATGGCAGCTCAGAAGAACA AGTCTCTCAAAGACCTGGTTGCCATGGAGGTGGACACTCAGGCAGAAGTGAAGAACGAGCTGCCCACTCCGCCAGCCTCCGACGTCGGCTCCCCTACCTCGTTCTCGCGCTGTAGCAGTGACTCGGAGCCTGACAGTCCCATGGGAGAGGACACAAAG TCAAATTTAGGCTTGCTGGACCAATCTGCAGCAGGTGGCGTGGTCGGAGGCATGCTGGACCGCTCCCGCATGGCGTTGTGCGCCTTtaccttcctcttcctctccctcaaCCCACTGGCTGCTTTGCTCTGCTCATCCGGCAGCAACTCTGCAGGAAACAATGCAGACATTAACCCCCATCATGCAGGAAGAAGCGTCTTGGGTGTAGATATTCCAG ATGAGTCTTGGGGCTGGATGGATTGGATGCTCCCTACCATATTGGTGTGGCTGCTGAACGGTATTCTGGTGTCAGGAGTTCTGATCCGATTGTTGGTTTACGGCGAGCCCGTGACCCGTCCACATTCAGGGTCGTCCGTGCTGTTCTGGAGACACCGCAAACAGGCCGACCTGGACCTGGCCAGA GGGGATTTTGCTCAGGCCAGTCATAACTTACGAACCTGTCTGAAGGCGCTGGGTCGCCCCCTGCCCATCTCCCAGTTGGACCTGGCCTGCGCGGTGCTCTGGTCCCTGCTGAGGTTTTGCCTTCAGCGCCTCTGGGTCGGCCGCTGGCTCGCCGCAAGGGCTGGAGGTCTGCGCAGCGATCGCCCCCTGCAGGAGGATGCGTGTAAAAGCAGTCGTGATGCCGCCTTGGTTTATCACCGCCTGCACCAGCTTCACATGACAG ggAAGCTGAACGGCAGCCACCTGTCAGCAGTCCACATGGCTTTAAGTGCGGTGAACCTGGCAGAATGTGCTGGCTCATGCCTGCCGGTAGCAAGTCTGGCTGAGGTCTACGTCTCTGCAGCGCTACGAGTCAAAGCCAGCCTGCCAAGGATCCTCCATTTTACCTCT CGTGTGTTCCTGAGCAGCGCCCGCCAGGCGTGCCTGTCGTCCAGCGGCTGCGTGCCTCCGGCCATGCAGTGGCTCTGTCACCCTCTCGGCCACCGCTTCTTCGTGGACGGGGACTGGGCCATTCGCAGCACGCCTAAAGAAAGCATCTACAGCCAGGCTGGAAACACTG TGGACCCTCTGGCCCAGGTGACTCAGGCTTTCAGAGAACACCTCCTCGAAAAGGCTCTTTACTGCGTCGCCCAGCCGCACGGAGAGAAGAGTCCCAACCAGGCTGACGG GGAGTACGCCGATGCCTTGGAGTACCTCCAGCTGTTGATTAGTGCGTCTGATGCCGCCGGTGCAACATCCCAGTCCTTTGCAATTGTCTCCAACATGGCTATAGTGACTG GCTGCGACCCCCACTCTAAGTGGTGGTCCTCGGTTGCCATAGTGATCATCAATTGGCTTCAAGGAGATGATGCTGCAGCAGAGAGGCTCTATCCAACTGTGGAGCACCTGCCCCGCAGCCTGCAGAACGCAGA GAGTCTTCTGCCCAAAGCGTGCCTCAACACATTCAGGGCAGTCAGAGCTCTGCTGTCCAAGCCAGAAAACTGCCAGCTGAGTCTGAGCCACACTGACAAGGCCAGCGCCCTGCTCCGAGACAGCCTCAACCTGGGACCGCACTGCCACAGCTCCAGCTTAGACAAG GTCGTCGAGTTAATGGTGTGCGACCTCCTGCTGGTTTTGAGGACCAACATCTGGCGCTTGCAGCAGCAAGGAACCAGTCCTACAGGGTCTGGCTTGGCGGGCTCCAGCGGTCCTGCCAGCCTTCATCAGGCGTCGCCACCAGAACTTCAGGGCTTCCAGCAAGACCTCTGCTCCCTGCGCAAGCTGGCACACAGCTTCAGACCTGCAATGCGAAGA TTGTTCCTTCATGAAGCCACTGCCAGGCTGATGGCGGGGGCCAGTCCCACCAGAACCCATCAGCTACTGGACCGCTCACTGCGGCGCCGAGCAACACCCGGAGCCAAGACAG AGGAGTGCGAGGCGCGGCCCGGCCAGCGGGAGCAGGCCGAGGCTGTGATGCTGGCCTGCCGCTAccttcctccctccttcctgtcGGCCCCGGGCCAAAGGGTGGGCATGCTGGCCGATGCGGCCCGCACCCTGGAGAAGCTCGGCGACAAGAGGACGCTCCACGACTGCCAGCAGATGATCATAAAGCTGGGGAGCGGCACCACCGTCACCAGCAGCTAG